Proteins from a genomic interval of Syngnathus typhle isolate RoL2023-S1 ecotype Sweden linkage group LG15, RoL_Styp_1.0, whole genome shotgun sequence:
- the tmem248 gene encoding transmembrane protein 248, translating into MVYLLNPLENLRSSINNRPPLVIFMISVSAVAIAFLTIGYFFKIKEIKSPELTEDWNTFLLRYNEVDFCVSENETIKHGLNESTTPESLAATSGQSRPSTPSTLLSEDSGYINISVPITLTLNPQRPFGGYSRNITHLYATVLGQQVGLSGRESHEEINITFTLPVSWNADDCLLHGHCEQVVFSTCMTITAVSNIFPVTLTPPHCTPETYTNATSWYKVFTTVRDSDTKYSQEYNPFWCYKGAVGKVYHAVNPKLTVIVPDDDRSLINLHLMHTSYFLFVMVITMFCYAVIKGRPVKLRQSSPDFFPEKVALSEG; encoded by the exons ATG GTGTACCTGTTGAACCCTCTGGAGAACCTCAGAAGCTCCATCAACAACCGCCCGCCACTGGTCATCTTTATGATCAGTGTCAGCGCCGTGGCCATTGCATTCCTCACCATCGGCTACTTCTTCAAGATCAAGGAGATCAAGTCTCCAGAGTTGACCGAG GACTGGAACACGTTCCTACTGCGCTACAATGAGGTGGACTTCTGCGTGTCGGAGAACGAGACCATCAAGCACGGTCTCAACGAGTCCACCACGCCCGAGAGCCTGGCCGCGACCAGCGGGCAGTCGCGGCCCAGCACGCCGTCAACGCTGCTCTCCGAGGACTCGGGCTACATCAACATCTCGGTGCCCATCACGCTCACCCTCAACCCACAGCGGCCCTTCGGCGGCTACTCGCGTAACATCACCCACCTGTACGCTACTGTCCTGGGACAGCAGGTTGGCCTATCTG GCCGTGAATCGCACGAAGAGATCAATATCACGTTCACGTTGCCCGTGTCCTGGAACGCAGATGACTGCCTTCTGCACGGTCACTGCGAGCAGGTGGTGTTCAGCACCTGCATGACCATCACGGCGGTCAGCAACATCTTTCCAGTCACACT GACTCCGCCACACTGCACGCCGGAGACGTACACCAATGCCACGTCTTGGTACAAGGTGTTCACCACCGTGCGGGACTCGGACACCAAGTACAGCCAGGAATACAACCCCTTCTGGTGCTACAAGGGCGCCGTGGGCAAGGTTTACCACGCCGTCAACCCCAAGCTCACCGTCATCGTGCCCGAC GATGACCGCTCCCTCATCAACCTGCACCTGATGCACACCAGCTACTTTCTGTTCGTCATGGTCATCACCATGTTCTGCTACGCCGTCATCAAGGGCAGACCAGTAAAACTACGGCAAAGTAGCCCCGATTTCTTTCCCGAGAAG GTGGCGCTGTCAGAAGGCTAA